In Tiliqua scincoides isolate rTilSci1 chromosome 1, rTilSci1.hap2, whole genome shotgun sequence, the following are encoded in one genomic region:
- the NFKBIA gene encoding NF-kappa-B inhibitor alpha yields MLPARPADGPAACPPLKSERQLSLGPDERHDSGLDSLKEEDYQRLVRELQDIRLDAPAGARTQGGPEPAWKLQLSEDGDTFLHLAIIHEEKALSLEIIRQAGRDPAFLDAQNGLRQTPLHLAVITDQPEIAEMLLKAGCDPEIRDFRGNTPLHISCEQGSLRGVGVLTQYCQQRHLQSLLQSSNYNGHTCLHLAAIQGYLAIVECLLRLGADVNAQEPCNGRTALHLAVDLQNPELVSLLLRHGADVNKVTYQGYSPYHLTWGRSNSIIQEQLRQFTMLDLQMLPESEDEESCESESDFTEDELLYDDCFIGGRPC; encoded by the exons atgctccccgcccgccccgcaGACGGCCCCGCGGCCTGCCCGCCGCTGAAGAGCGAGCGGCAGCTGAGCCTGGGCCCCGACGAGCGCCACGACAGCGGCCTGGACTCGCTGAAGGAGGAGGACTACCAGAGGCTGGTGCGCGAGCTGCAGGACATCCGCCTGGACGCCCCCGCCGGCGCGCGCACGCAGGGCGGCCCCGAGCCCGCCTGGAAGCTGCAGCTGTCCGAGGACGGAGACAC GTTCCTCCACCTGGCCATCATTCACGAAGAGAAGGCCCTGAGCCTGGAGATCATCCGCCAGGCGGGACGCGACCCGGCCTTCCTGGACGCCCAGAACGGCCTCCGCCAG ACTCCACTCCACTTAGCGGTGATCACAGATCAGCCGGAAATTGCCGAGATGCTGCTGAAAGCCGGATGCGACCCAGAGATCAGAGACTTCCGAGGAAACACCCCACTGCACATTTCTTGTGAGCAGGGGTCTCTCCGAGGTGTCGGGGTCCTCACACAGTACTGCCAGCAGCGCCATCTCCAGTCTCTTCTTCAGTCATCTAACTACAACG GCCATACCTGTCTCCATTTGGCAGCCATTCAAGGGTATCTGGCCATAGTTGAATGCCTCCTGAGATTAGGAGCAGACGTCAATGCTCAG GAGCCATGCAATGGCAGGACTGCCTTGCATTTGGCTGTAGATCTGCAGAATCCAGAGCTGGTGTCCCTGCTGTTGAGACATGGAGCGGATGTCAACAAAGTCACCTACCAGGGCTACTCTCCCTATCACCTCACCTGGGGGAGGAGCAACTCCATTATACAGGAGCAGCTGAGGCAGTTCACAATGTTGGACTTGCAGATGCTTCCAGAAAGTGAGGATGAGGAGAGCTGCGAATCGGAATCCGACTTTACGGAGGATGAA CTTCTGTATGATGATTGTTTTATTGGAGGAAGGCCTTGTTAA